One window of Posidoniimonas polymericola genomic DNA carries:
- a CDS encoding NAD(P)/FAD-dependent oxidoreductase gives MPPLVDRQSNVAIVGAGISGLAAARVLRKAGVRVTLFDKGRRVAGRMSIKSTAGGFASDHGAQYFTVRDPRFQAQVGQWFELGVASEWRGRIGVLRAGQFTASDKPHHRFVGVPGMNAIAAQLADGLDVRSSCKVVDPRRTERGWRLADEQGRDLGSFDFLVASAPAPQSAELLHAAPPLQELANSVRMTACWAVMLAFREPLGLACDGAFVEDSPLSWLARDSSKPGRAPDRDTWVLHASPEWSQQHLEDDRDAVLDALTSAFWEATRASRRPAIWFAAHRWRFALPPEPLSEPFLLDVPSRSAACGDWCGGPQVEGAYLSGVRLADRLLQDD, from the coding sequence ATGCCGCCCTTAGTCGACCGCCAATCGAACGTCGCCATCGTGGGCGCCGGGATCTCGGGACTCGCGGCGGCTCGAGTCCTGCGCAAAGCGGGCGTGAGGGTCACGCTGTTTGACAAGGGGCGACGGGTCGCCGGCAGGATGTCGATCAAGAGTACGGCGGGCGGCTTCGCGTCCGACCACGGCGCCCAGTACTTCACTGTCAGGGACCCCCGCTTCCAGGCGCAGGTCGGGCAATGGTTCGAGCTCGGCGTGGCGTCGGAGTGGCGGGGGCGGATCGGCGTGCTGCGAGCGGGCCAATTCACCGCCAGTGACAAGCCCCACCATCGGTTTGTGGGGGTTCCTGGCATGAACGCGATCGCCGCGCAGCTGGCAGACGGGCTGGATGTCCGTTCGAGTTGCAAGGTCGTCGACCCGCGGCGGACCGAACGTGGCTGGCGGCTGGCTGACGAGCAAGGTCGCGACCTCGGGAGCTTCGACTTCTTGGTGGCGTCCGCCCCGGCGCCGCAGTCGGCCGAGTTGCTCCACGCGGCGCCCCCGCTGCAAGAGCTCGCGAACAGCGTCCGCATGACCGCTTGCTGGGCCGTGATGCTGGCGTTCCGTGAGCCGCTCGGGCTCGCTTGCGACGGCGCGTTTGTCGAGGATTCGCCGCTCTCGTGGCTGGCCCGCGACAGCAGCAAGCCCGGCCGGGCGCCGGACCGGGACACCTGGGTGCTGCACGCTTCCCCCGAGTGGTCCCAGCAGCACCTCGAAGACGACCGGGATGCGGTCCTCGACGCCCTCACCAGCGCCTTCTGGGAGGCGACCAGAGCGTCGCGGCGTCCCGCCATCTGGTTCGCCGCGCACCGTTGGCGGTTCGCCCTGCCCCCCGAGCCGTTGAGCGAGCCATTCTTGCTCGACGTTCCGTCCCGGAGCGCGGCGTGCGGCGACTGGTGCGGAGGCCCCCAGGTAGAAGGAGCCTACCTGAGCGGCGTGCGACTTGCGGACCGGCTGCTGCAAGATGACTAG
- a CDS encoding DUF1559 domain-containing protein — translation MIYRSPRKTGFTLVELLVVIAIIGVLVALLLPAVQAAREAARRSTCVNQLKQMGLATLNYESTVGEFPTGGTEPWHDEGDTDVRFGNGYGWMVQILPYVENTNLQNVSKGYGEGDQQLDRTVRATPVSLYNCPSRRGSTVVYEQSNSGAPVNGCGGGCALADYAAATPANILDLSRLSHDPWFWQGLTQGNVNAAAKSKILHRGQRYPVKYEGVITRTGMSPPCKAKHITDGLSKTVVLGEKRLHTDRYEVGAPYDDIGWTDGWDFDTVRYTGYKPGPDVPEPIENPTPVDLRGYGYHFGSAHTGAFNACFADGHVQPLNYDIDIVVFNALGSRADGVVTAPF, via the coding sequence GTGATCTACCGTTCCCCGCGGAAGACCGGATTTACACTCGTCGAACTCCTCGTCGTGATTGCGATCATTGGAGTTCTCGTTGCCCTATTGCTGCCAGCAGTGCAGGCCGCTCGCGAGGCGGCCCGACGCTCGACCTGCGTCAACCAATTGAAGCAGATGGGGCTCGCGACGCTGAACTACGAGAGCACCGTTGGCGAGTTCCCAACCGGGGGGACGGAACCCTGGCACGACGAAGGCGACACAGACGTCAGGTTCGGAAACGGTTACGGCTGGATGGTCCAAATTCTTCCGTATGTCGAGAACACCAACCTCCAGAACGTGTCGAAGGGCTATGGAGAAGGCGACCAGCAGCTGGACCGGACGGTTCGCGCTACGCCGGTCTCCCTCTATAACTGCCCGTCCCGCCGTGGCTCGACGGTGGTGTACGAGCAATCGAACTCGGGGGCGCCCGTCAACGGGTGCGGAGGGGGCTGCGCCCTGGCCGACTACGCCGCCGCAACGCCCGCCAACATCCTCGACCTTTCGCGGCTGAGTCACGACCCTTGGTTCTGGCAAGGCCTCACACAGGGAAACGTCAATGCGGCCGCCAAGTCCAAGATCCTGCACCGCGGGCAGAGGTACCCAGTGAAGTACGAAGGGGTAATAACGAGGACCGGCATGTCGCCTCCGTGCAAGGCGAAGCACATCACCGACGGGCTGTCGAAGACCGTTGTGCTCGGTGAGAAGCGGTTGCACACCGACCGTTACGAGGTGGGAGCGCCCTATGACGACATCGGGTGGACCGACGGCTGGGACTTCGACACCGTGCGGTACACCGGCTACAAGCCGGGCCCCGACGTCCCAGAACCCATTGAAAACCCCACGCCTGTCGATCTCCGCGGTTATGGCTACCACTTCGGTTCCGCACACACAGGGGCATTCAACGCCTGTTTCGCTGACGGGCATGTGCAGCCGCTTAACTACGATATCGACATCGTGGTTTTCAACGCGTTGGGCTCCCGGGCGGATGGAGTGGTGACGGCGCCCTTCTGA
- a CDS encoding PA14 domain-containing protein encodes MRNDRQAPSQRGNPTRRRWFETLEQRTLLSAGGLAAQYFHNEGFTGLAYESVEAVDFDWGTGSPAPGVAPSTFSVRWTGQVRAAYSEDYTFYATSDQGVRLWVDGRLLIDHWDPHNTTVDSATVSLVSGRRYDIRVDYYEQYGSAEVQLEWSSSSLPREVVPASQLYTSPAGLFGSYADGAGGAASRYDANIDFDWGAASAHPAVAADGFQVEWTGQVRPDHSGAYTFSVTSDEGVRLWVDGELVVDDWQPHTTRTATGVKQLEAGKWYDVRITYYDQSGAAGVSLSWSGEGQTGNQTQVIRTENLRAAKPTELTFQNPLGPGQDPYVTQWNNSYLHVRSAGRSVLIDQADALVDIHPSNAASSTVVAWTAPLGTSYSQQVWAPEIFHHNGKWYLYFTASDGDNANHRMYVLERDDPDPMGPYVFRGQIAAATDRWAIDGTVLDWQGQLYFIWSGWPGATNGQQNLYIAEMSDPLTISGDRHLISTPDYAWERQGLAINEGPQILAHQGELHIIYSGSGYWRHEYALGRLTYDGVGSLLERSSWQKSPSPVFSQAGAIVGTGHASFTTSLDGSEHWMVYHAHHDPANFQEDRDILLQEFAFDAAGNPDFGEPVPTSTPQSVPGGLPDPERPLLVGDFDGSGLVDRSDYAVWRGSYGLVVAPGVGADANRNGVIDAGDYALWRDNRGAVPPGQDPTLAYWRHEEGPAGQPVIAGEVSVVDSSGSGNPMQTIEASSTAASYSTDVSPLALRSGLPNTLSLDFGPGGDGPGRNDGNVSSGSPINTHTFEALTVEFAFRLKALGGFQTLVGKDGAPVSSPVAPLQVKVRGDNFPGGEPNQLFVEWIDGDGDSAQLLIAGETGDYTIVDAMYGADFRGPSGEVLYSTNSAFSVGRGAYNGNAADWVNALIDEVRISDEALDLSQLLFVPSVVPAAALAAPAPPVAASDNRQDLTVWMPSETLAIAPASEAMASHPPIPQGRPTNLLLAPSARVQRASETDNPQEGRGHWSPEEADSAKPPEDGLARRVRDAAFASVLAW; translated from the coding sequence ATGCGGAACGATCGACAGGCGCCAAGTCAGCGTGGAAACCCAACGCGACGCAGATGGTTCGAAACGCTCGAGCAGCGGACGCTCCTCTCCGCGGGGGGGCTCGCAGCACAGTACTTCCACAACGAAGGCTTCACCGGCCTCGCCTACGAGAGCGTCGAGGCCGTCGACTTCGATTGGGGAACCGGTTCTCCGGCGCCGGGCGTCGCCCCCAGCACCTTCAGCGTCCGCTGGACCGGTCAGGTCCGGGCCGCCTACTCAGAGGACTACACCTTCTACGCGACCAGTGATCAGGGCGTCCGCTTGTGGGTCGACGGTCGGCTGCTGATCGATCATTGGGACCCGCACAACACCACGGTCGACTCGGCGACGGTCTCGCTGGTCTCCGGGCGACGCTACGACATCCGCGTCGACTACTACGAGCAGTACGGCTCGGCCGAGGTCCAGCTCGAGTGGTCGAGTTCCAGCCTGCCGCGCGAGGTGGTCCCTGCCTCGCAGCTGTACACGAGCCCGGCGGGGCTCTTTGGCAGCTACGCCGACGGCGCCGGCGGAGCGGCCAGCCGGTACGACGCCAACATTGACTTCGACTGGGGCGCCGCGTCTGCCCACCCCGCGGTGGCGGCCGACGGCTTCCAGGTGGAGTGGACGGGGCAGGTCCGCCCCGACCACAGTGGGGCCTACACGTTCTCTGTGACCAGCGACGAGGGCGTCCGGCTGTGGGTGGACGGAGAGCTCGTGGTCGACGACTGGCAGCCGCACACGACCCGCACGGCGACCGGCGTCAAGCAGCTCGAAGCCGGCAAGTGGTACGATGTCCGCATTACTTACTACGACCAATCGGGCGCCGCCGGCGTATCGCTATCGTGGTCGGGCGAGGGGCAGACCGGTAACCAGACGCAGGTCATCCGTACCGAGAACCTGCGGGCCGCGAAGCCGACGGAGCTTACCTTTCAGAATCCGCTCGGCCCCGGCCAGGACCCGTACGTTACCCAGTGGAACAACAGCTACCTGCACGTCCGATCGGCAGGCCGGTCGGTGCTGATCGACCAGGCCGACGCCCTGGTCGACATTCATCCCAGCAACGCAGCCAGCTCGACCGTCGTCGCGTGGACCGCGCCGCTGGGGACAAGCTACTCTCAGCAGGTGTGGGCGCCCGAGATTTTTCATCACAACGGCAAGTGGTACCTCTACTTCACGGCGTCCGATGGCGACAACGCCAACCACCGCATGTACGTGCTCGAGCGTGACGACCCCGACCCGATGGGGCCTTATGTGTTCCGGGGCCAGATCGCAGCGGCGACCGACCGGTGGGCGATCGACGGCACGGTGCTAGACTGGCAGGGGCAGCTGTACTTCATCTGGTCGGGTTGGCCGGGGGCGACCAATGGCCAGCAGAACCTCTACATCGCCGAGATGTCCGACCCGCTCACCATCAGCGGGGACCGCCACCTGATCAGCACGCCAGACTACGCGTGGGAGAGGCAAGGGCTAGCGATCAACGAGGGCCCCCAGATCCTGGCGCACCAGGGCGAGCTGCACATCATCTACTCGGGCAGCGGCTACTGGCGGCACGAGTACGCGCTAGGGCGGCTGACGTACGACGGCGTCGGCTCGCTGCTCGAGCGGTCGTCGTGGCAGAAGTCCCCGTCGCCGGTGTTCAGTCAGGCGGGCGCCATCGTCGGCACGGGGCACGCCTCGTTCACCACGTCGCTCGACGGGTCGGAGCACTGGATGGTGTACCACGCCCACCACGACCCGGCGAACTTCCAGGAGGACCGCGACATCTTACTGCAGGAGTTCGCCTTTGACGCGGCGGGGAACCCCGATTTTGGCGAGCCGGTCCCCACGTCCACGCCCCAGTCGGTCCCCGGTGGCCTACCAGACCCCGAGCGGCCGCTGCTCGTCGGCGACTTCGACGGCAGCGGGCTGGTCGACCGGTCCGACTACGCCGTCTGGCGCGGGAGCTACGGCTTGGTCGTCGCCCCCGGCGTGGGCGCCGACGCCAACCGCAACGGCGTCATCGACGCCGGCGACTACGCCCTCTGGCGTGACAACCGCGGGGCGGTCCCCCCAGGGCAAGACCCGACTCTCGCGTACTGGCGTCACGAGGAGGGGCCCGCCGGCCAACCGGTCATTGCGGGGGAAGTCTCGGTGGTCGACTCCTCGGGGTCCGGCAACCCGATGCAGACCATCGAGGCGTCGTCCACGGCCGCCAGCTACTCGACCGACGTATCGCCGCTGGCGCTCAGGAGCGGGCTTCCCAACACGCTCTCCCTGGACTTTGGGCCGGGCGGCGACGGCCCGGGACGGAACGACGGGAACGTCAGCTCCGGCAGCCCGATCAACACGCACACGTTCGAGGCGCTGACCGTCGAGTTCGCGTTCCGGCTAAAGGCGCTCGGCGGCTTTCAAACGCTTGTCGGCAAGGACGGCGCGCCGGTCAGCAGCCCCGTCGCCCCATTGCAGGTCAAGGTCCGGGGGGACAACTTCCCGGGCGGCGAGCCCAACCAGCTGTTCGTGGAATGGATCGATGGCGACGGCGACTCCGCCCAGCTGCTCATCGCGGGTGAGACCGGCGACTACACCATCGTCGACGCAATGTACGGCGCCGACTTCCGTGGGCCCTCGGGCGAGGTGCTCTACAGCACCAACTCGGCCTTCTCGGTCGGCCGCGGCGCCTACAACGGCAACGCCGCCGACTGGGTCAACGCCCTTATCGACGAGGTTCGTATTAGCGACGAAGCCCTCGACCTGTCTCAGCTGCTCTTTGTTCCGAGCGTCGTTCCGGCAGCGGCCCTCGCGGCGCCGGCGCCCCCCGTAGCCGCCTCCGACAACCGGCAAGACCTCACTGTCTGGATGCCCAGCGAGACGTTAGCCATCGCGCCGGCGTCAGAGGCCATGGCATCGCATCCCCCCATCCCTCAAGGGCGCCCCACCAACCTCTTGCTGGCTCCCTCAGCAAGAGTCCAGCGAGCGTCGGAAACGGATAATCCACAGGAGGGCAGGGGACACTGGTCGCCTGAGGAGGCGGACTCGGCCAAGCCACCCGAGGATGGCCTCGCAAGACGAGTGCGCGACGCGGCCTTTGCTTCCGTGCTTGCTTGGTGA
- a CDS encoding ABC transporter ATP-binding protein, translating to MLEIEAVHKTYGEGDAAYEALRGVCLSVESGSFTALMGPSGCGKSTLLHIAGAMDRVTSGTVRLAGRPLDALSDQQLTDVRRRQVGFVFQSFNLLPTLTAVENVALPLTLDRVADREASSRAQAALEKVDLPAKGKSFPSQLSGGEMQRVAIARAVAIEPDLLIADEPTGSLDSENGVRILDLLAELNGSLGITILMATHSHEAARYAGRRLTMRDGRLESAQEADALSANL from the coding sequence ATGCTTGAGATTGAGGCGGTTCACAAGACCTACGGCGAAGGCGACGCGGCCTACGAGGCACTGCGTGGCGTTTGCCTGTCCGTAGAGTCGGGGTCCTTCACCGCGTTGATGGGCCCCTCCGGCTGCGGCAAGTCGACGCTGCTGCACATCGCCGGGGCGATGGACCGCGTGACCTCGGGAACGGTGCGGCTGGCCGGGCGGCCGCTCGATGCGCTCTCCGACCAGCAGCTGACCGACGTACGCCGCCGGCAGGTCGGGTTTGTCTTCCAGTCGTTCAACCTCCTGCCCACGCTGACCGCCGTCGAGAACGTGGCGCTGCCGCTGACCCTGGACCGGGTTGCCGACCGCGAGGCCAGCAGCCGGGCGCAGGCGGCCCTCGAGAAAGTCGATCTCCCTGCCAAGGGCAAGAGCTTCCCGTCCCAGCTGTCAGGAGGCGAGATGCAGCGGGTCGCCATTGCTCGGGCGGTGGCGATCGAACCGGATCTGTTGATCGCCGACGAGCCGACCGGCAGTCTGGACTCGGAGAACGGGGTTCGGATCCTGGACCTGCTCGCGGAACTGAATGGTTCGCTGGGGATCACGATCCTGATGGCGACCCACTCGCACGAAGCCGCTCGCTACGCTGGGCGTCGCCTCACGATGCGGGACGGCCGCCTCGAATCCGCCCAGGAAGCCGATGCTCTCTCTGCGAATCTTTAG
- a CDS encoding lipocalin-like domain-containing protein, with protein MANVTLVLGVALSIAALVGCSNDRADIAPSTKSLLDESTATPAEGQADAAWAKALQPREFNFPADHGAHSDYRIEWWYFTGNLTTPTGRRFGYQLTFFRTGMLREPENPSRWVVRDLYTAHFAVSDIRAEKHSFAQRTRRAGIDAAGAATGRPQVWNGDWRVEAEGDTHRLTAQADDFAIDLALEPGKGVVLQGAGGLSQKGAAEGNASHYYSMPRMPTAGTLTVHGETFSVTGDSWMDHEFSTSFLEPGQRGWDWLSLQLDDNSELMLYQMRRSDGSFDPYSSGSFVGADGASTELRSTDFRLTPGKTWRSEATGARYPLSWQVEVDSLGLKLQVTPAFKEQEMATEATTGIAYWEGAMEVSGSRGARPIAGRGYLELTGYTETELGSLLGR; from the coding sequence ATGGCGAACGTCACGTTGGTTTTGGGCGTCGCGCTGTCGATTGCCGCGCTCGTTGGTTGCTCCAACGACCGGGCGGACATTGCCCCCTCCACAAAGTCGCTGCTGGACGAGTCGACGGCCACCCCGGCCGAGGGCCAAGCCGATGCGGCCTGGGCCAAGGCCCTCCAGCCGCGCGAGTTCAACTTCCCCGCCGACCACGGCGCCCACAGCGACTACCGCATCGAGTGGTGGTACTTCACCGGCAACCTCACGACGCCCACCGGCCGTCGGTTCGGCTACCAACTCACGTTCTTCCGGACCGGCATGCTCCGCGAGCCAGAGAACCCATCACGGTGGGTCGTCCGCGACCTCTACACGGCGCACTTCGCCGTTTCCGACATCCGCGCCGAGAAGCACTCCTTCGCGCAGCGGACGCGGCGGGCCGGCATCGACGCGGCGGGCGCCGCGACCGGACGGCCGCAGGTTTGGAACGGCGATTGGCGGGTCGAGGCCGAGGGGGACACGCACCGTCTGACCGCTCAGGCAGACGACTTCGCCATCGACCTCGCCCTCGAACCGGGCAAGGGGGTCGTGCTGCAAGGCGCCGGCGGCCTGAGCCAGAAGGGCGCGGCCGAGGGCAACGCGTCGCACTACTACTCGATGCCGCGGATGCCGACCGCGGGAACCCTCACGGTCCACGGTGAGACCTTCTCCGTTACCGGCGACAGCTGGATGGACCACGAGTTCAGCACCAGCTTTCTGGAACCGGGCCAACGCGGTTGGGACTGGCTGTCGCTGCAGCTTGACGACAACTCGGAGCTGATGCTGTACCAGATGCGTCGGTCCGACGGCTCGTTCGACCCGTACTCCTCGGGTTCCTTCGTGGGTGCCGACGGCGCTTCGACAGAGCTGCGCTCCACCGACTTCCGCCTCACGCCGGGCAAGACCTGGCGTTCAGAGGCCACCGGCGCCCGCTACCCGCTGTCCTGGCAAGTCGAGGTCGACTCGCTCGGCCTCAAGCTGCAGGTCACCCCGGCGTTCAAAGAGCAAGAGATGGCCACCGAAGCTACTACCGGCATCGCCTACTGGGAAGGCGCTATGGAGGTCAGCGGATCACGCGGGGCAAGGCCGATCGCGGGACGCGGCTACCTCGAGCTTACCGGGTACACTGAAACCGAACTTGGCTCGCTGCTTGGTCGGTGA
- a CDS encoding sulfatase/phosphatase domain-containing protein, translating into MPLYVPDNETCRLDWAQYLPGIRVPLIVKWPSRVAAGGVRNDLVSMLDVTATIVDAAVVKCPDTFDGRPLWGAAYEQRDCVFAARDSINEVHNPMRCVRTQKFKYIRNFAPELGYWEGKYYEKNRPMLPEIRMLAAAGQLTPSPELILKATAPAEDLYDLYADPHEVNNLAASPIRQATRSRLRTKLDRWIVPTGDTGLERWHAEGGGGERVPAGGIR; encoded by the coding sequence TTGCCCCTGTACGTCCCCGACAACGAGACCTGTCGACTGGATTGGGCGCAGTACCTGCCCGGTATTCGCGTGCCCCTGATCGTGAAGTGGCCCAGCCGCGTGGCGGCAGGCGGGGTCCGCAACGACTTGGTGAGCATGCTGGACGTGACGGCGACGATTGTTGACGCCGCCGTCGTCAAGTGCCCCGATACTTTCGATGGGCGCCCTCTGTGGGGCGCCGCTTACGAGCAGCGAGACTGCGTCTTTGCCGCTCGCGACAGCATCAACGAGGTTCACAACCCAATGCGTTGTGTTCGCACCCAAAAGTTCAAGTACATCCGGAACTTCGCTCCAGAGCTTGGCTACTGGGAGGGGAAGTACTACGAGAAGAACCGCCCGATGCTGCCGGAGATCCGCATGCTGGCGGCGGCCGGGCAGCTCACGCCGTCTCCAGAGCTCATCCTCAAAGCAACGGCGCCGGCAGAGGACCTGTACGATCTTTATGCAGACCCGCACGAGGTCAACAACCTGGCTGCGTCCCCTATTCGTCAGGCAACTCGCAGCCGTTTGCGGACGAAGCTTGATCGATGGATTGTACCGACCGGCGACACGGGCCTCGAACGCTGGCACGCGGAAGGCGGCGGTGGAGAACGAGTTCCAGCCGGGGGGATCCGGTAG
- a CDS encoding FtsX-like permease family protein yields the protein MLSLRIFRQFILRSLAHNGARCVAAVAAIAIGVAVMLAVRLANSSVTETFRAAIDAVGGEASLRVRGVAGRFDERLFGELDGLLPGATFSPAISTMAMVVGASAEPSQTNPFPSGELLQVLGVDILDDFDLRDYDVLRTAAGDTRSARETLGLLNDPRSIILTEKFLRRHGLRVGDPIRLTFDSEQFEYRIRGVLLNRGPALTLDGNFALMDIAAAQLAADRLGRLDYVDVRLPEGADPQAALERLRERLPEALVVEEPDASFGRTNTMIAAFQFNLEALSGVALVVGLLLIYNTVAISVAARRDEIGVLRATGASQRTVMGLFLGEAFLLATLGTTIGLPLGRALASYAVAGAAQTVETFYIAGVAESSASQLRLTLGDVLFAAGVVGPLSLLAAAIPARDAARVSPVEAVRGNGQQFTKPRLRQKHVGLVACLLLGWALTLVGPIGGRPVAGFGAALLILLSGVFLSPVLLSLLCRFASRLGAVGGMPARVEMRLAGANVVSALPRVSISVAALAAALSMMVAIAIMVGSFRETVTVWLDSAFSADLAVKPVMQSSSVSEARLSDHAINVIQTDPDVADTVGALSRQIPDGDRVLRIASTRLDRTLRESRRLFKQPPLAAIEAGGFEPGQALVSEPLALQRGLGRGDTLSLPTDNGRQQVTIAGVYYDYSSNQGTVLLDEATYAAFFPQSDPSPRPQSLSILLKPGADPAAVRRRINDRLGDDEQVYCVTSQEIRTEAMRIFDSTFTITYALQLIAVIVAGVGVASTLATLILDRKRELGLLCLVGATRQQIRRVVLCEAVLVGLASQVTGVVLGVLLSAVLILVINVQAFGWTIQFRLPWAFLAGSSLLVVAAAAAFGWFPAVRAAAMNPLATTREN from the coding sequence ATGCTCTCTCTGCGAATCTTTAGGCAGTTCATCCTGCGGTCGCTGGCGCACAACGGCGCGCGGTGCGTCGCCGCCGTCGCGGCGATCGCGATCGGCGTCGCCGTGATGCTCGCGGTGCGCCTGGCGAACAGCAGCGTGACAGAGACCTTCCGGGCGGCGATCGACGCGGTCGGGGGCGAGGCCTCGCTCCGCGTGCGGGGCGTCGCCGGCAGGTTCGACGAGCGGCTCTTCGGCGAACTCGACGGGCTGCTGCCCGGTGCGACCTTCAGCCCCGCGATCTCAACGATGGCGATGGTCGTCGGCGCCAGCGCCGAACCGAGCCAGACGAACCCGTTCCCGAGTGGTGAGCTGCTGCAGGTCCTCGGGGTCGACATCCTGGACGACTTCGACCTGCGCGACTACGACGTGCTCCGGACCGCCGCCGGCGACACCCGCTCCGCTCGCGAGACGCTCGGCCTGCTCAACGACCCTCGCTCGATCATCCTCACCGAGAAGTTTCTCAGGCGGCACGGCCTGCGGGTTGGCGACCCGATCCGCCTGACGTTCGACTCCGAGCAGTTCGAGTACCGCATCCGCGGCGTGCTGCTGAACAGGGGCCCCGCCCTGACGCTCGACGGCAACTTTGCGCTGATGGACATCGCCGCGGCGCAGCTTGCCGCGGACCGCCTGGGGAGGCTCGACTACGTGGATGTCCGGCTCCCGGAGGGCGCCGACCCACAGGCGGCACTGGAGCGCCTCCGCGAGCGCTTGCCGGAAGCACTGGTCGTCGAGGAGCCGGACGCCTCCTTCGGTCGAACCAACACTATGATCGCGGCCTTCCAGTTCAACCTGGAGGCCTTGAGTGGCGTTGCGCTCGTGGTGGGGCTGCTGCTAATCTACAACACCGTGGCGATCTCGGTAGCGGCTCGGCGTGATGAGATTGGCGTCTTGAGGGCGACCGGAGCCTCGCAGCGAACGGTCATGGGGCTGTTTCTCGGCGAAGCGTTCCTCCTGGCGACGCTCGGGACCACGATTGGGCTTCCCCTAGGTCGCGCGCTGGCGTCGTATGCCGTTGCCGGTGCCGCTCAGACGGTCGAGACGTTCTATATCGCGGGCGTGGCCGAGTCTTCCGCCAGCCAGCTGCGTCTGACCCTGGGCGACGTCTTGTTCGCGGCCGGTGTGGTGGGCCCGCTCTCCCTGCTGGCGGCGGCTATCCCGGCCCGCGACGCGGCGCGGGTCTCGCCCGTCGAGGCGGTGCGGGGCAACGGGCAGCAGTTCACGAAGCCCCGGCTGCGGCAGAAACACGTCGGGTTAGTCGCCTGCCTGTTGCTGGGCTGGGCCCTCACCCTGGTCGGGCCGATCGGCGGCCGCCCGGTGGCCGGGTTTGGCGCCGCGTTGCTGATCCTCTTGTCGGGCGTCTTCCTCAGCCCGGTGCTGCTGTCGCTGCTGTGCCGGTTCGCCAGTCGCCTGGGCGCCGTGGGCGGGATGCCCGCCCGGGTGGAGATGCGTCTGGCCGGGGCGAACGTCGTCAGCGCCCTGCCCCGCGTCTCGATCTCGGTAGCCGCGCTCGCCGCGGCGCTGTCGATGATGGTCGCCATCGCGATTATGGTGGGCTCGTTCCGTGAGACGGTGACCGTGTGGTTGGACTCGGCGTTCTCGGCCGACCTGGCGGTGAAGCCGGTGATGCAGTCCTCGAGCGTGTCCGAAGCCCGGCTCTCGGACCACGCGATCAACGTGATCCAGACGGACCCCGACGTGGCCGACACGGTCGGCGCGCTGTCGCGGCAGATCCCCGACGGGGACCGCGTGCTGAGAATCGCGTCGACGCGACTCGACCGGACGCTCCGCGAGTCACGCAGGCTCTTCAAACAACCGCCCCTGGCGGCGATCGAAGCGGGGGGCTTCGAGCCGGGTCAGGCGTTGGTCTCCGAACCCCTGGCCCTGCAGCGCGGGCTTGGACGGGGCGACACGCTCAGCCTGCCTACCGACAACGGTCGCCAGCAGGTCACGATCGCCGGGGTCTACTACGACTACTCCAGCAATCAGGGAACCGTCTTGCTGGACGAAGCGACCTACGCGGCGTTCTTTCCGCAGAGCGACCCCTCTCCCCGTCCCCAGAGCCTCTCGATCCTGCTGAAGCCGGGGGCCGACCCCGCGGCCGTTCGGCGACGCATCAACGACCGCCTCGGCGACGACGAACAGGTCTACTGCGTCACCAGCCAGGAGATACGCACCGAGGCGATGCGGATCTTCGACAGCACCTTCACGATCACCTACGCGCTGCAGCTGATCGCAGTGATTGTGGCCGGCGTGGGCGTCGCGTCGACCCTCGCCACCCTGATCCTCGACCGGAAGCGGGAGCTGGGTCTGCTCTGCCTCGTCGGCGCGACGCGGCAGCAGATCCGCCGCGTGGTGCTCTGCGAAGCAGTCCTTGTCGGCCTCGCCAGCCAGGTCACCGGGGTTGTGTTGGGCGTGCTGCTCTCGGCGGTGTTGATCCTGGTCATCAACGTGCAGGCGTTCGGCTGGACCATCCAGTTCCGGCTGCCGTGGGCGTTCCTGGCTGGGTCCAGCTTGTTGGTGGTCGCGGCGGCGGCCGCTTTCGGTTGGTTCCCCGCGGTCAGGGCCGCCGCGATGAACCCACTGGCGACAACCCGGGAGAATTGA